In a single window of the Streptomyces sp. HUAS ZL42 genome:
- the trpS gene encoding tryptophan--tRNA ligase: protein MKRVFSGVKPTGHLTLGNYLGAMRQWAAVDQHQADALFCVVDLHALTVDHDPARVRRLSRQAATLLLAAGLDPELCTLFVQSHVDEHARLSYVLECVATDGEMRRMIQYKEKAARERERGGSVRLSLLTYPVLMAADILAYGTDEVPVGDDQAQHVELTRDLALRFNQRYGHTFVVPRATFPPVAARVMNLQDPTSKMGKSDDVGPGIVYLLDEPDAVRKKVMRAVTDSGREVVYDREGRPGVANLLELLAACTGGNPEALGGVYESYGSLKKDTAEAVVELLRPVQERHKELCADPAYVEGVLRNGAERARVMARPTVDAAYRAIGLLPAASESDTAASVVLNAAR, encoded by the coding sequence ATGAAGCGGGTCTTCAGCGGGGTCAAGCCGACCGGGCATCTGACGCTGGGGAACTATCTGGGGGCCATGCGGCAGTGGGCCGCGGTCGACCAGCATCAGGCGGACGCGCTGTTCTGCGTCGTCGATCTGCACGCGCTGACCGTGGACCACGATCCGGCGCGGGTTCGCAGACTGAGCCGTCAGGCGGCGACGCTGTTGCTGGCGGCTGGGCTGGATCCCGAGCTCTGCACCCTGTTCGTGCAGAGTCATGTGGATGAGCATGCCCGGCTGTCGTACGTGCTGGAGTGCGTGGCGACCGACGGCGAGATGCGGCGGATGATCCAGTACAAGGAGAAGGCCGCGCGGGAGCGGGAGCGCGGCGGCAGTGTGCGGCTGTCGTTGCTGACGTACCCCGTGCTGATGGCGGCGGACATCCTGGCGTACGGGACGGACGAGGTGCCGGTCGGGGACGACCAGGCCCAGCACGTCGAGCTGACGCGGGATCTGGCACTGCGGTTCAACCAGCGGTACGGGCACACGTTCGTGGTGCCACGGGCCACGTTTCCGCCGGTCGCCGCGCGGGTCATGAACCTGCAGGATCCGACGTCGAAGATGGGCAAGAGCGACGACGTGGGGCCGGGGATCGTCTATCTGCTGGACGAGCCGGACGCGGTGCGGAAGAAGGTCATGCGGGCCGTCACCGACAGTGGGCGGGAGGTCGTGTACGACCGTGAGGGGCGGCCGGGTGTGGCCAATCTGCTGGAGCTCCTTGCCGCTTGTACGGGTGGGAACCCGGAGGCCTTGGGCGGTGTATATGAGTCGTACGGCTCCTTGAAGAAGGACACCGCGGAGGCGGTGGTCGAGCTCCTCAGGCCTGTACAGGAGAGGCACAAGGAGTTGTGCGCGGATCCTGCGTATGTGGAGGGGGTGCTGCGGAATGGTGCGGAGCGGGCTCGGGTCATGGCCCGGCCGACGGTGGATGCGGCTTATCGGGCGATCGGTCTGTTGCCGGCCGCTTCCGAGAGCGATACCGCTGCCTCCGTCGTGCTGAACGCCGCTCGGTAG
- a CDS encoding ABC transporter permease: protein MSTTNTATAPAPTGALNASRTLATATRVLRQLRHDPRTIALMILVPCLMLVLLRYVFDGSPRTFDSIGASLLGIFPLITMFLVTSIATLRERTSGTLERLLAMPLGKGDLIAGYALAFGTLAIIQSTLATGLALWFLGLDVTGSPWLLLLVALLDALLGTALGLFVSAFAASEFQAVQFMPAVIFPQLLLCGLFTARDNMHPVLEAISDVLPMSYAVDGMNEVLKHTDMTANFIRDALIVAGCALLVLGLGAATLRRRTT, encoded by the coding sequence ATGAGCACGACGAACACGGCGACGGCGCCCGCCCCCACCGGCGCACTGAACGCCTCCCGCACCCTGGCCACCGCGACCCGCGTCCTCCGCCAGCTCCGCCACGACCCGCGCACGATCGCGCTGATGATCCTCGTCCCGTGCCTGATGCTGGTCCTTCTGCGCTACGTCTTCGACGGCAGCCCCCGCACCTTCGACAGCATCGGCGCCTCGCTGCTCGGGATCTTCCCCCTGATCACGATGTTCCTGGTGACCTCCATCGCCACCCTGCGCGAACGCACCTCCGGAACCCTCGAACGCCTCCTCGCCATGCCCCTCGGCAAAGGCGACCTGATCGCGGGCTACGCCCTCGCCTTCGGCACCCTCGCCATCATCCAGTCCACCCTGGCCACGGGCCTGGCCCTCTGGTTCCTGGGCCTGGACGTCACCGGCAGCCCCTGGCTCCTCCTCCTGGTCGCCCTCCTCGACGCGCTGCTCGGCACGGCCCTCGGCCTCTTCGTCTCGGCCTTCGCCGCCTCGGAATTCCAGGCGGTCCAGTTCATGCCGGCCGTGATCTTCCCCCAACTCCTCCTCTGCGGCCTCTTCACCGCCCGCGACAACATGCACCCCGTCCTGGAGGCGATCTCCGACGTCCTGCCGATGTCCTACGCGGTGGACGGCATGAACGAGGTCCTGAAACACACGGACATGACAGCGAACTTCATCCGCGACGCCCTGATCGTGGCGGGCTGCGCGTTGCTGGTACTGGGCCTGGGAGCGGCCACGCTGAGGCGCAGGACGACTTGA
- a CDS encoding ABC transporter ATP-binding protein — MMNYASDPPRTDTDASQEPAVRAFGLTVARGPRTVLHGLDFTIPRGQITGLLGPSGCGKTTLMRSIVGTQAKVTGTLEILGRPAGDRTLRTRIGYVTQDPSVYDDLTVRQNLDYFASILDPGRTAADRRHENVTRAIADVDLTTDAEALAGNLSGGQRSRVSLAVALLGTPELLVLDEPTVGLDPVLRRDLWNLFHDIAATRGATLLISSHVMDEAERCHRLLLMREGEILADDTPDALRTRTGSDTVEAAFLHLVDEAIAASQTKEKTR, encoded by the coding sequence ATGATGAATTATGCTTCCGATCCACCCCGCACGGACACCGACGCCTCGCAAGAACCCGCCGTGCGCGCCTTTGGCCTCACCGTCGCCCGTGGCCCACGCACAGTCCTGCACGGCCTCGACTTCACCATCCCGCGCGGCCAGATCACCGGCCTGCTCGGCCCCTCCGGCTGCGGCAAGACCACCCTCATGCGCTCGATCGTCGGCACCCAGGCCAAGGTCACCGGCACCCTGGAGATCCTCGGCCGCCCCGCCGGCGACCGCACCCTGCGCACCCGCATCGGTTATGTCACCCAGGACCCCTCCGTCTATGACGACCTGACGGTCCGTCAGAATCTGGACTACTTCGCCTCGATCCTCGACCCGGGCCGCACGGCAGCCGACCGCCGCCACGAGAACGTCACCCGGGCCATCGCCGACGTCGACCTCACCACCGACGCCGAGGCCCTCGCCGGCAACCTCTCCGGTGGCCAGCGCAGCCGCGTCTCCCTGGCCGTGGCCCTGCTCGGCACCCCGGAACTCCTGGTCCTCGACGAACCGACCGTCGGCCTGGACCCCGTCCTCCGCCGCGACCTGTGGAACCTCTTCCACGACATCGCCGCGACCCGAGGCGCCACCCTCCTCATCTCCTCCCACGTCATGGACGAGGCCGAGCGCTGCCACCGCCTCCTGCTGATGCGCGAGGGCGAGATCCTCGCCGACGACACCCCGGACGCCCTGCGCACCCGCACCGGCTCGGACACCGTCGAAGCGGCGTTCCTCCACCTCGTCGACGAGGCGATCGCGGCAAGCCAGACGAAGGAGAAGACGCGATGA
- the proC gene encoding pyrroline-5-carboxylate reductase, with translation MTQKVAVLGTGKIGEALLSGMIRAGWAPADLLVTARRQERAEELRTRYGVNPVTNAEAAKTADTLILTVKPQDMGTLLDELAPHVPADRLVISGAAGIPTSFFESRLAAGTPVVRVMTNTPALVDEAMSVISAGSHATGEHLAHAEEIFGAVGKTLRVPESQQDACTALSGSGPAYFFYLVEAMTDAGILLGLPRDKAHDLIVQSAIGAATMLRDSGEHPVKLRENVTSPAGTTISAIRELENHGVRAALIAALEAARDRSRELASGNNS, from the coding sequence ATGACCCAGAAAGTCGCAGTCCTCGGCACCGGCAAGATCGGCGAAGCCCTGCTCAGCGGAATGATCCGAGCAGGCTGGGCCCCGGCCGACCTTCTGGTCACCGCCCGCCGCCAGGAACGAGCCGAAGAACTCCGCACCCGCTACGGCGTCAACCCGGTGACCAACGCCGAAGCCGCCAAGACCGCCGACACCCTGATCCTCACCGTCAAGCCTCAGGACATGGGCACCCTCCTCGACGAACTCGCCCCACACGTCCCCGCCGACCGCCTGGTCATCAGCGGAGCCGCCGGCATCCCCACCTCCTTCTTCGAGTCCCGCCTCGCCGCCGGTACCCCGGTGGTCCGCGTCATGACGAACACCCCCGCCCTGGTCGACGAGGCCATGTCCGTCATCTCGGCCGGCAGCCACGCCACCGGGGAACACCTCGCCCACGCCGAGGAAATCTTCGGCGCAGTCGGCAAGACCCTTCGCGTCCCCGAGTCCCAGCAGGACGCCTGCACCGCCCTCTCCGGCTCGGGCCCGGCGTACTTCTTCTACCTGGTCGAGGCCATGACCGACGCCGGCATCCTGCTCGGCCTCCCCCGGGACAAGGCCCACGACCTGATCGTCCAGTCCGCGATCGGCGCGGCGACCATGCTCCGCGACAGCGGCGAACACCCGGTCAAGCTCCGCGAGAACGTCACGTCCCCCGCGGGCACGACCATCAGCGCCATCCGCGAACTCGAGAACCACGGCGTACGAGCCGCCCTCATCGCCGCCCTCGAAGCCGCGCGCGACCGCAGCCGCGAACTGGCCTCCGGCAACAACAGCTGA
- a CDS encoding GlxA family transcriptional regulator, with protein MEQACRVALVAFPGIRAFDVSVITEVWGTDRTDRGVPAFELRRVATDTATPVPMRGGLTLLPDRTLAWLSRADLIVVPGLDDHLTPAPPSVLDALRRAHARGTTLAALCGGAFTLAQAGLLDGRRAITHWNLIDLLRTHHPHVDVVPDALFIEDDNIWTAAGTAAGIDLCLHLVRRAHGAEAAAAIARSMVTAPFRTGTQAQFIEHPTPRTDRDADALAAVREHALRHLHEPLTVAELAARAGMSARSFARHFTAATGTTPLRWLLDQRIAAAQKLLERTDLPMPEIARRAGFGSEVTMRQHFASRLATSPRAYRAAFSTTEAAVSLSEAAGNRPIAR; from the coding sequence ATGGAGCAGGCATGCCGCGTTGCCCTGGTCGCCTTCCCCGGCATCCGTGCCTTCGACGTCTCCGTCATCACCGAGGTCTGGGGTACGGACCGCACCGACCGCGGCGTACCCGCCTTCGAACTGCGCCGCGTCGCCACCGACACCGCCACTCCGGTTCCGATGCGCGGCGGTCTCACCCTCCTTCCCGACCGGACCCTCGCCTGGCTCTCCCGCGCCGACCTGATCGTCGTCCCCGGCCTCGACGACCACCTCACCCCCGCACCGCCCTCCGTCCTCGACGCCCTCCGCCGCGCCCACGCCCGCGGCACCACCCTCGCCGCCCTCTGCGGCGGAGCGTTCACCCTCGCCCAGGCCGGCCTCCTCGATGGCCGCCGAGCCATCACCCACTGGAACCTGATCGACCTCCTTCGCACCCACCACCCGCACGTCGACGTCGTCCCTGACGCCCTCTTCATCGAGGACGACAACATCTGGACCGCGGCCGGCACAGCCGCCGGCATCGACCTCTGCCTCCACCTGGTGCGCCGCGCCCACGGCGCCGAGGCGGCCGCCGCCATCGCCCGCTCCATGGTCACGGCCCCCTTCCGCACCGGCACGCAGGCGCAGTTCATCGAGCACCCCACCCCCCGCACGGACCGCGACGCCGACGCCCTCGCCGCCGTACGCGAACACGCCCTGCGCCATCTCCATGAACCGCTCACGGTCGCTGAACTGGCCGCCCGCGCGGGCATGTCCGCGCGCTCCTTCGCCCGGCACTTCACCGCGGCGACCGGCACCACACCGCTCCGCTGGCTCCTCGACCAGCGCATCGCCGCAGCACAGAAGCTCCTCGAACGCACCGACCTCCCGATGCCGGAGATCGCCCGCCGCGCCGGCTTCGGCAGCGAGGTCACCATGCGCCAGCACTTCGCATCGCGCCTCGCCACCAGCCCACGCGCCTACCGAGCGGCGTTCAGCACGACGGAGGCAGCGGTATCGCTCTCGGAAGCGGCCGGCAACAGACCGATCGCCCGATAA
- a CDS encoding HAD family hydrolase, producing the protein MRYDLVIFDNDGVLVDSEPISNRLLAAYLTELGHPTSYEDSLRDYMGAAMHRVHDLVEERTGQRLPVDFDDVFHGRVFAAFERELVPVAGAVGVLEKLVADGVPYCVASSGSHERIRVGHRTTGLDRWFDDSRIFSSEDVGRGKPAPDLFLYAAERMGVAAEKCVVVEDSPLGVRAAVSAGMDVYGFTAMTPAERLAGATQLFSDMGELAGLLV; encoded by the coding sequence ATGCGTTATGACCTTGTCATCTTCGACAACGACGGCGTGCTCGTCGACAGCGAGCCCATCTCCAACCGGCTCCTGGCGGCCTACCTCACCGAGCTCGGGCACCCGACCTCCTACGAGGACTCCCTGCGCGACTACATGGGCGCCGCCATGCACCGCGTACACGACCTGGTGGAGGAGCGGACCGGGCAGCGGTTGCCGGTGGACTTCGACGACGTCTTTCACGGGCGCGTGTTCGCGGCTTTCGAGCGGGAGTTGGTGCCGGTGGCCGGGGCCGTCGGGGTGCTCGAGAAGCTTGTCGCGGACGGGGTGCCGTACTGCGTGGCGTCCTCCGGTAGTCATGAGCGGATTCGGGTGGGGCATCGGACGACCGGGCTGGACCGATGGTTCGACGATTCGCGGATCTTCAGTTCGGAGGACGTGGGTCGGGGGAAGCCGGCGCCGGATCTGTTCCTGTACGCGGCCGAGCGGATGGGTGTGGCTGCGGAGAAGTGTGTCGTCGTCGAGGACAGTCCGCTCGGGGTGCGGGCGGCCGTCTCGGCCGGGATGGACGTCTACGGGTTCACGGCCATGACGCCCGCCGAGCGGCTCGCAGGGGCCACTCAACTCTTTTCCGACATGGGGGAGTTGGCCGGCCTGCTCGTATGA
- a CDS encoding MFS transporter, producing the protein MTEVLRRGRASLAFGFFAQGVAFALLVTRIPAIQDRYGVSDALLPAFLAAVPILAGAGSVTTEYLVKRIRPSLVLRWSQPVVLLALLGVGAGDRMVELGVALAAFGLAVGALDASMNMLGVSLQRTYGRSIMLSFHAAYSLGGILGASLAWVGAHWHVALFLSYLPVVVLLLPAVLVGSRWYVDGDPAPAEKEGGEAGPFVFKLLLPLCLVMTFAYIGDSTVSNWSAKYLQDVLGSSEQLATVPYNVYMVTTLIGRGIGDFGVRRFGAAAVVRGGALLAALGFAVVAAAPGAWVGMLGFTLLGLGLCVLVPQTFAAAGRLFPGASDTAIARLNVFNYVGFLIGSPLVGALGDAWSYRGAMLVPMVLVLVTLVYARSFAAQPDRYGGGHERPRTADVGRGSNGL; encoded by the coding sequence ATGACAGAAGTGCTGCGGCGCGGTAGGGCCTCGTTGGCGTTCGGTTTCTTTGCGCAGGGGGTCGCCTTCGCGCTGCTCGTGACGCGCATCCCGGCCATCCAGGACCGGTATGGGGTCTCCGATGCGCTGCTGCCCGCCTTCCTCGCCGCCGTGCCGATCCTCGCCGGGGCCGGGAGCGTGACGACCGAGTATCTGGTCAAGCGAATACGGCCCAGTCTGGTGCTGCGCTGGTCCCAGCCTGTCGTGCTCCTGGCGCTGCTCGGGGTCGGGGCAGGGGACCGCATGGTGGAGTTGGGGGTCGCGCTCGCCGCCTTCGGGCTCGCCGTGGGTGCGCTCGACGCCTCGATGAACATGCTCGGGGTGAGCCTGCAGCGGACGTACGGGCGCAGCATCATGCTGAGCTTCCATGCCGCGTACAGCCTGGGTGGGATCCTGGGGGCCTCGCTGGCCTGGGTGGGCGCGCACTGGCATGTGGCGTTGTTCCTGTCGTACCTGCCGGTCGTGGTCCTGCTGCTGCCGGCCGTTCTGGTCGGGAGCCGGTGGTACGTCGACGGGGATCCCGCGCCTGCGGAGAAGGAGGGCGGCGAGGCCGGGCCGTTCGTCTTCAAGCTGCTGCTCCCGCTCTGTCTTGTGATGACCTTCGCGTACATCGGGGACTCGACCGTCTCCAACTGGAGTGCGAAGTACCTGCAGGACGTGCTGGGGAGTTCCGAGCAGTTGGCGACCGTGCCGTACAACGTGTACATGGTGACCACGCTGATCGGGCGGGGTATCGGGGACTTCGGGGTGCGGCGGTTCGGGGCCGCGGCGGTGGTGCGGGGCGGGGCACTGCTGGCGGCGCTCGGGTTCGCGGTGGTGGCGGCGGCGCCCGGGGCGTGGGTCGGGATGCTCGGGTTCACGCTGCTGGGGCTTGGGCTGTGCGTGCTGGTGCCGCAGACCTTCGCCGCGGCTGGACGTCTGTTTCCCGGGGCGTCCGATACCGCCATCGCGCGACTCAATGTCTTCAACTATGTGGGCTTTTTGATCGGTTCGCCGTTGGTGGGGGCGCTGGGGGACGCGTGGAGCTACCGCGGGGCCATGCTGGTGCCGATGGTGTTGGTGCTGGTGACACTTGTGTACGCCCGTTCGTTCGCCGCTCAACCGGACCGATACGGTGGCGGGCATGAGCGGCCGCGCACAGCTGATGTGGGACGAGGCAGTAACGGGCTATGA
- a CDS encoding cysteine hydrolase family protein, with translation MEIAENAALVVVDVQKGFDELDYWGSRNNPGADENVAALIDVWQETGRPVVFVRHDSAKPDSPLRPGYEGNDFKEYVGQRRGKGAGGAELLITKTVNSAFLGTPDLGGWLKAEGIAQIVVVGIQTNMCVETTARMGGNLGYEVVVAYDATYTFDLDGPFGWRRGADEIAQASAVSLHGGGFARVVTTKEVVDAAG, from the coding sequence ATGGAGATCGCAGAGAACGCAGCGCTCGTGGTGGTGGACGTCCAGAAGGGCTTCGACGAGCTCGATTACTGGGGGTCCCGGAACAATCCCGGAGCCGATGAGAACGTCGCCGCTCTCATCGACGTGTGGCAGGAGACCGGTCGGCCCGTCGTGTTCGTGCGGCATGACTCGGCGAAGCCGGACTCGCCGCTGCGGCCGGGGTACGAGGGCAACGACTTCAAGGAGTACGTGGGGCAGCGGCGAGGAAAGGGGGCCGGTGGGGCGGAGTTGTTGATCACGAAGACCGTGAACTCGGCCTTCCTCGGAACGCCGGATCTGGGCGGGTGGCTGAAGGCCGAGGGGATCGCGCAGATCGTGGTGGTCGGGATCCAGACCAACATGTGCGTGGAGACGACGGCCCGGATGGGCGGGAACCTCGGGTACGAGGTGGTGGTGGCGTACGACGCGACGTACACCTTTGATCTGGACGGGCCGTTCGGCTGGCGGCGCGGTGCGGACGAGATCGCGCAGGCGTCGGCGGTGTCGCTGCACGGGGGCGGCTTCGCGCGGGTGGTGACCACGAAGGAGGTGGTGGACGCGGCGGGGTGA
- a CDS encoding class I SAM-dependent methyltransferase: MTVDSHAKRAQSFNAAAAQYAENRPSYPPALFDAIEELAGRSLTGARVADIGAGTGIATALLRARGADVIAVEPGDGMAAQFRRTLPDVPLVRGDGNSLPLATASVDFLTYAQSWHWTRPALSVPEALRVLRPGGALALWWNMDPHDVPWVMEQAERVRQHFNGRHSNKQGASDTRATDSFEGAPVVPAHAHRVVRWSRTVPLDTHLANLSSHSIFLLQGEEATNAFLAREREHLLRTFPDATVEEVYDVLLILATR, encoded by the coding sequence ATGACGGTCGACTCCCACGCCAAGCGAGCCCAGTCCTTCAACGCCGCCGCCGCCCAGTACGCCGAGAACCGTCCCTCGTATCCGCCCGCCCTCTTCGACGCGATCGAGGAGCTGGCCGGTCGTTCCCTCACCGGCGCCCGAGTCGCGGACATCGGAGCCGGCACCGGTATAGCGACCGCGCTCCTGCGAGCTCGTGGTGCCGATGTGATCGCCGTCGAGCCCGGTGACGGCATGGCGGCCCAGTTCCGCCGCACCCTCCCGGACGTGCCCCTCGTCCGGGGCGACGGCAACTCCCTCCCGCTTGCCACCGCCTCCGTCGACTTCCTCACCTACGCGCAGTCCTGGCACTGGACGCGGCCGGCCCTCTCGGTTCCGGAGGCGCTGCGTGTGCTGCGGCCGGGCGGCGCGCTGGCGCTGTGGTGGAACATGGACCCGCACGACGTGCCGTGGGTCATGGAGCAGGCGGAGCGCGTCCGGCAGCACTTCAACGGCAGGCACAGCAACAAGCAGGGCGCGTCCGACACCAGGGCCACGGACTCCTTCGAGGGCGCGCCGGTCGTCCCCGCCCACGCGCATCGCGTCGTCCGCTGGAGCAGGACGGTCCCGCTCGATACGCACCTCGCCAACCTCAGCAGCCATTCGATCTTCCTCCTGCAGGGCGAGGAGGCGACGAACGCTTTCCTCGCCCGCGAGCGCGAGCACCTGCTCCGGACCTTTCCGGACGCCACGGTCGAGGAGGTCTACGACGTCCTGCTGATCCTCGCGACGCGCTGA
- a CDS encoding EamA/RhaT family transporter, whose product MSDENGTPDTPAGSSGPRPEPLRFFGTTWVDHDNGYTARRTGVAVGSLAAAVASCLVLRFAYEGLQIADIGGFVTLLVVVMFAICSALAFRHTWDGFGKRPDPERQASLRGLLAIGFVGSLLAYFFRSLIEAPGEKLRREEYEAARKQHELRTSRRTGNPSKKRRRG is encoded by the coding sequence GTGAGCGACGAGAACGGCACCCCGGACACCCCCGCGGGCTCCTCGGGCCCCCGCCCCGAGCCCCTCCGCTTCTTCGGCACGACCTGGGTGGATCACGACAACGGCTACACGGCCCGCCGCACAGGCGTGGCCGTCGGCTCGCTCGCCGCGGCCGTCGCCTCCTGCCTCGTCCTCCGCTTCGCCTACGAGGGCCTGCAGATCGCCGACATCGGCGGCTTCGTGACCCTGCTCGTCGTCGTGATGTTCGCCATCTGCAGCGCCCTCGCCTTCCGGCACACCTGGGACGGTTTCGGCAAACGCCCCGACCCCGAGCGCCAGGCCTCCCTGCGCGGCCTCCTGGCCATCGGCTTCGTCGGCTCGCTCCTGGCCTACTTCTTCCGCTCCCTCATCGAGGCGCCCGGTGAGAAGCTGCGCCGCGAGGAGTACGAAGCGGCCCGCAAGCAGCACGAGCTCCGCACGTCCCGCCGCACGGGCAACCCGTCGAAGAAGCGGCGCCGGGGGTAG
- a CDS encoding SH3 domain-containing protein, which translates to MSVDHVEEAEGGEAFAATTVKTYAIAPGVRLNVRNGPGTNYTIVRVLPEGSRVPIYCQTPGTTVSGPYGTSNIWDNISDGQYVSDAYVLTGSDGYVASRCG; encoded by the coding sequence ATGTCTGTTGACCACGTGGAAGAAGCCGAGGGTGGCGAGGCCTTCGCCGCCACGACCGTGAAGACCTACGCCATCGCTCCCGGCGTCCGTCTCAACGTCCGCAACGGCCCGGGCACCAACTACACGATCGTCCGCGTACTGCCCGAGGGCTCCCGCGTTCCGATCTACTGCCAGACGCCGGGCACCACGGTGTCGGGTCCCTACGGCACGTCGAACATCTGGGACAACATCAGCGACGGCCAGTACGTCTCGGACGCCTACGTCCTCACGGGCAGTGACGGCTACGTCGCCTCGCGCTGCGGCTGA